In Halobacillus amylolyticus, the following proteins share a genomic window:
- a CDS encoding SLOG family protein, translated as MKTIVVTGYKPMEMGIFKHDDAKVEFVKETIRKRLISLIEEGLEWIILSGQMGVELWTAEVVLDLKNDYPIQLGVIPPFQNQQSKWPDQLKLVYEEITELADFYKPIYNKEYEGPYQFRAKDQFLIEHSDGCLLLYDEDTPGTPQYFLKLVKTFQEHHTYDILYITPSDLDETVEEIRMSHHDFWEQ; from the coding sequence ATGAAAACAATCGTCGTAACAGGATATAAACCAATGGAAATGGGAATTTTCAAGCATGATGATGCTAAAGTGGAGTTTGTTAAAGAAACGATAAGGAAAAGGTTGATTTCCCTTATTGAAGAAGGTCTTGAATGGATCATTCTTTCTGGGCAAATGGGTGTTGAACTCTGGACAGCAGAAGTCGTGCTAGATCTTAAGAATGACTATCCTATCCAGCTTGGTGTCATTCCTCCCTTTCAAAACCAGCAGTCGAAATGGCCGGATCAATTGAAGCTTGTGTATGAAGAGATAACTGAGCTTGCTGATTTCTATAAACCAATCTATAACAAAGAATATGAAGGACCCTACCAATTCCGAGCGAAGGATCAATTTCTTATCGAACATTCGGATGGTTGTCTGTTGCTGTATGATGAAGATACTCCAGGTACTCCACAATATTTTTTAAAACTGGTTAAAACCTTTCAGGAGCATCACACTTATGATATTTTATACATAACACCCAGTGATTTGGATGAAACCGTTGAGGAAATTCGAATGTCTCACCACGATTTTTGGGAGCAATAA
- the gpsB gene encoding cell division regulator GpsB — protein sequence MSEEKFHLDGKTILEKDFKTSMRGYNQEEVDEFLDLVIQDYEAFNKEIERLGNENDRLKKAPSREAAPAQRSRQTQTANHNHQVNYDILKRVSNLEKAVFGKKYAEE from the coding sequence ATGAGCGAAGAGAAATTTCATTTAGATGGGAAGACAATTTTAGAAAAAGATTTTAAAACGTCCATGAGAGGGTATAATCAAGAAGAGGTGGACGAGTTCTTGGATTTAGTCATCCAGGATTATGAAGCATTTAATAAAGAGATCGAAAGACTGGGCAATGAAAATGATCGTTTAAAAAAAGCTCCTTCTCGAGAGGCGGCACCTGCCCAGCGGTCAAGGCAAACTCAGACGGCCAATCATAATCATCAGGTAAATTACGATATTTTAAAAAGAGTTTCTAATTTAGAAAAAGCTGTATTTGGGAAAAAATATGCAGAAGAGTAA
- a CDS encoding THUMP domain-containing class I SAM-dependent RNA methyltransferase gives MPQNVTLIATAAMGLEAIVAREVRALGYEDVQVENGRVVFTAPVSAIPRTNLWLRTADRVKLVVGRFKAYSFDELFEKTKALPWETFITEEGEFPVIGKSVKSKLYSVPDCQSIVKKAIVERLKQKYGVASILKESGDDFYRVEVAIHKDEALLTLDTSGSGLHKRGYRVGQGEAPLKETLAAALIQVTNWHPDQPFVDPFCGSGTIAIEAALIGQNIAPGFNREFASENWGFIEQNHWDQAFEEAEDFAQYDQPLTITGSDISHDMIKIAENNAVEAGLGDLVQWKQMQVKDLRPRQENGYLVSNPPYGERMGERPEVEEMYRDLGMIMRDYPSWSTYILTSHEKFELLYGEKATKKRKLFNGFIKTDYYQYFGKHVK, from the coding sequence ATGCCACAAAATGTAACCTTGATTGCTACAGCTGCTATGGGATTAGAAGCGATTGTTGCACGAGAAGTTCGTGCATTAGGCTATGAAGATGTGCAAGTAGAAAACGGAAGAGTAGTGTTTACAGCTCCAGTATCAGCGATTCCCCGTACTAATTTATGGCTTCGGACTGCTGACCGAGTAAAATTGGTAGTCGGTAGGTTTAAAGCCTATAGCTTTGATGAACTATTTGAAAAAACAAAAGCATTGCCATGGGAAACGTTTATCACCGAAGAAGGTGAATTCCCTGTGATAGGAAAATCGGTGAAGTCGAAGCTCTATAGCGTACCCGATTGTCAATCAATTGTGAAGAAGGCGATTGTTGAACGTTTGAAACAAAAATACGGCGTCGCGTCTATTTTGAAAGAATCCGGTGATGATTTTTATCGAGTTGAAGTCGCTATACATAAAGATGAGGCATTGCTCACACTCGATACTTCAGGGAGCGGTTTGCACAAAAGAGGCTATCGCGTGGGACAAGGGGAAGCCCCTTTAAAAGAAACCCTTGCTGCAGCTCTTATTCAAGTCACTAACTGGCATCCAGATCAGCCCTTTGTTGATCCTTTTTGTGGATCGGGCACAATTGCCATTGAAGCAGCCTTGATTGGACAAAATATCGCTCCAGGTTTCAATCGTGAATTTGCTTCAGAAAATTGGGGTTTTATAGAGCAAAATCACTGGGATCAAGCTTTCGAAGAGGCGGAGGATTTTGCCCAGTATGATCAACCTTTAACGATTACGGGCTCGGACATCAGCCATGACATGATCAAAATTGCTGAAAACAATGCGGTCGAAGCGGGTCTTGGCGATCTCGTACAGTGGAAGCAGATGCAAGTGAAAGATTTACGGCCAAGGCAGGAGAATGGCTATCTTGTGTCAAATCCTCCCTATGGAGAGCGAATGGGTGAGCGGCCGGAAGTAGAGGAGATGTATCGCGACCTAGGTATGATTATGAGGGATTATCCATCGTGGAGCACGTATATATTAACCTCCCATGAAAAATTCGAATTGCTTTACGGAGAAAAAGCCACCAAAAAACGTAAACTCTTCAATGGTTTCATTAAAACCGATTACTACCAGTATTTCGGAAAACACGTGAAATAG